A segment of the Branchiostoma floridae strain S238N-H82 chromosome 10, Bfl_VNyyK, whole genome shotgun sequence genome:
AGTCCACTTCATGGAAAGGGGAACCGTTTCATTTGCAAGcgttatacataaatgtatctGTAAGCGAAACATTTCTTTGaaggttttcattcattcttttatgAAGAAAATCTAAACGACAGAGTTGCTTTTTCAAACAAGCCCTGCTGTGCTGAGAAAAACGTGTTTTAGGCTCTGGGTGGTAAGTGGGTATGAACACAATGGATGATCAGCGAACGTGTTAGGTGGGCGGAGTTTACACCCTCTCAGCCTTGTGTTAATTGTCACGCTAATTCGCTCAACAGTGTTTGACAATAGGACTGATTagcctaatctccaaacagatcatAGAAGGGGTGGAGAGATAGCAATATTTTTTGTGGGCCGTTCTGTGACAAATACTTAGACTCAGTTAGAATTAGACTAGCTCTAGCTAGAGTTACAGCTAAACACACTGACTTGTGAATGACATCCGCGggcatatcaatttttgtcctttttcggaaacgaaaactatgatataaaagacaccaaaatacgaAAAAGAGAGTCGTAGGCgtgatttgtgtttatttctttccTACTAATCCTAGGGATACATTTATCTTTTACTGTTCGCTTCCTaaaaacagcccgaccgggccccggtttgtaaatgtgaccCTAGCGCTAGCATAAGTCTGGCTTCTATACTttcgaagcagaggttaggttccggctgttttttcttctttttacgtttttacggggctttctattttgtactgttttcttgacgCCCttccgcgagacatcaagaaacagTTGAAAATATCACAAGCACGATAAAAACGCCTGAAGAAcgtcaaaaacaaaaacaagtgaccgtaggtaacacacTTTGTGACGTAAGTATAGTATGTCAGCTGTGTTGTTTTCagtggtgtgtgacattgtgtttattattCATCAACAACCATACTGTTACATTCCTCTGATAAAACAACCATTGGCCCGCGGCATCAGATGTTGCCGTAAATTTACCATAGATATGTGATAATTATGATTATGACACCACGAACGAACATTTGTTCAATCACATCTGTAATTTCCGCCGCGTCAGTTATAACGGATGATATTGACAGTCCCAAACATCGAATACGATGAACAAAAAGAACGAAACGAAACCCAAACTagacaggtaacatttgcaagcaaatacagaatgttaccttcacatggtctagcctagcatttctaccaggaagggtaaactgaaatagttgcagatgttgacacatgATAagacaagaaggtacaaataaatgttgataattttttatctgtaacgttatgcatcttgaataatgaacacaacgtctaATATTGTTCCacacagggtttctcatcatcatctcatctcagtcccatagctacaagccacagtgcagtctgtctgtccacaaaggttctccatttctgacggtcgtcaacagggtttactcgacgacatttagcgtggGGAAGACGGCCGTCTGTGGGAGGGTCAGGGCCTAGGATTTTTTTCGGCTTGGGGGAGGGCCAGGGAGAAATTACTTGGCTTGCGgggagagagccatggaaaaatataGATAAAAGTGGTTTCCTttaacaatatgtattcaaatgttaaaaaaataaagctttgaatcactcGGGAAATTCATAATCTCTGACTTGGTGCAGAACGCGAGCTGCGAAGTTCAGTTGATTACATAAGAATAAGTTAaattttgcgctttccgtcattgttgacggACAAACTCGGCTtgtaagtatagacaaattttgcaaaaatctctagaaatcagcggatgtttgcATACGGTGCTGACTTAGATGATAATTCCtaacgcccgccggcggcgagGGAGAGGCGAAAAGCAACTGGTCGAACCCAGTcggcgcccctccccctactgGTCTGGTCATGCAGTCGCGTCGTGCTAGCGCCgatatttttgttgtcattttcccggcccTGATTAACTGTCAGTCATTGCTACCAtagcagtaaaaaaaaacctcaaaATATGTGAATTTAAATGtgtaaggtactttcaaaatggtATCCGGTAAACCGATCGGACCTCACATGCTTGCGTTCTATATGGGGGCGGGGCCCTACATGAAACGTAACAAATAggtttgcttttgattctttaattaaCTGCTTATAGaatatggaccgaatctaccggtgtcatACATGTTGCACCAAATGTAGGCTGACCGTCTATtaagatgtcgaagatatttccTAAAAGGTAGGCAGATTTTCTTGGTGTTGGCGGTGgtgtttttttcgtaatgattttcttagtcggaccgtcgcaaacagtgcattcagcccgtttccccgtgaaaacatcagctagattgtattgtgctagatacagcctcacgtgagacaagaagtacacacagtcacatttttattgtcaaaaggaagccaaaatattatagaattgaattctcgtttctgtcttcttgaattagactaactttgaagagagcaaaattaaaacaagcctaccaagttacggcacactgtctagcgtagcacaaaatcggaaggtacattcacaaaaacgtctcacagagtttgccgcttgtactacgcagcgcgaagggttctcctcagcatgctcagtcacacttttacgttttctataatatacccagtgtgaaatcgaaggcTACACAATCCTATTTATGTCGcagtaaggccacgttgatttgattatatggatgacatccgcgctcgcaccaattttcggccatttccaaaaaaaaaaaaagttttcgaccacacaataaattgtgcaaagcagctgtaaaatgagcacaaatattccgtagattgaagaaaaagtatcagaaaacagataactagtgccatatatagaatgccaaaatgaatctaaagtcaaagaataagttgtgaaaggacggaaagaaaaaaatctattgttggttgggggaggtaccagtacagagaattcaggtccagagggtcatggtataccatactaagtgtgtttagtcctatgttcaaccttcctggccactttgatttcatactgaaagcaacttttttttttggccaaacttttttttttattcgctcgctcgcatcagttttggtgttcccggaggatgtcatccatataatcaaatcaacatggcctaagagcgcggcgcgatcgccgtctagtggttaccaactactgtaaatcgcacaaattcataGAAACAGCTGGTTAGCGTAATCGCTAAgattgccacaaatctattatattcgttcacgtcaCGCAGTTGACGGATACTCTCAGAGCTGAAATTGAcatggctacccctgcacactcCATGTaatcttcacagtacgcagctCTTCTCCGCTATATGCTTCCTCTGCTATATGCTTCctgtcaatctgtgtaaattcattcatatttgaaCGGCTCgatcatttttttcagagtccgcaattcacatttcataaatttcctttaatttttagcaaacaattttgatttacgtttgatgtacgtagtttgtttatgccctcattatcaatacgtgccgccCGGCACACTTCgaacccgtccgcctgtcaatcatgcaaacttcaaggggttaggtttctgctacactaaACTTTCGCGTTGACTTTGTGCCTGGGGTTTTGTGCTGTGTCGGCCACTCtcaccgtgtataaagctgtaaCGGTTAAGTAGATTAattgtaattcacccagacttcgtttccgtgctccacttgcttgctggggaccaacgcagcgctgtggtaacttacatgatgaacaacaaggtgaacggaatgacTGTGACTTAAGATGGGgcgggcgttccacgctgcagttaatcgtgtttgttcaaggtcagtttaatagcgaaataaactcatcaagtccatcgtttttgtttcacatacctttatgtctcaggcgtaaaactttgagtttgcatgacgatcgttatgcatgttttgtttatgtaaccgccggcaacacgcagtgaccttgcgtctaacgtagtcatgtgtttcttttttctcaaaatgtttttttttactcaaaaatcggttaactagAACCGTGACACCATTCCGTGTTTCATTTGGACGACAGCTCTATGCATGAACTTGAGTAAACGTTCCTATTCAGTACTGTGGAtaaaaacgaacaggtctcgctacatttttatgattatatgtcagttaggccatgttgatttgattatatggatgacatcctctgggaactccataactgatgcgagcgagcgaataaaaaaaaagtttggccaaaaaaaagagttgcctccagtatgagatcaaagtggccaggaaggtttcacataggactaaacacacatagtacggtataccaacagtaaggtgtagggaccagtacattatacgggtgcaagacatttttttttcttcttggaccaatccgataaaaaaaacagacctggaaaaaaatcagaggaacaggtttcgccaattacaaaatggatacacgatgtcggcaggcatttggggtcttaccgggggccaagaagacaacaagaggaagtcaagtagagtttatagtcaattgtaccaagtttctacagtcaaaggtacagagacagttagcctttattacttggagatgggatttttaaatgccattgggagtccaataatccaccaaacagattcctttgtagcaaaactgaccaattaccattgttttgagtattgccagttctcaagtttccacagacaatcaggtccaggttcagatccggacctgaaaatgatcctcttgacctgaacgggacctgaattttctgtactggtacctccccctaccaacagtagatttttttatttctgtcctttcacatcttattctttgactttagatttattttggcattctatgacattagactatgattagttatctgttttttgatacttttttttcaatctacagaatatttgtgctcatttcacagctgctttgcacaatttaatgtgtggtcgaaaactttttttttttggaaaacggccgaaaattggtgcgagcgcggatgtcatccatataatcaaatcaacatggcccataGCTTGGAAACATGGGCGTCCACTTTCGACAGAAATCTGGAATCGTTTCAAATTCCGTGGATTGACAGAACAATCTACTTCACAACTGAACgaaaattgtcaaatttcatgtacaaactACTACATAGGATTCTGCCATGCAATAATAATCTCTACAAATGGAAGATAATAGACTCTCCTCTCTGCAACATTTGTAAGGTGACAGAGAATGAGGAACATATGTTCTTTAGTTGCGCCAGATTAGAAAacttttgggaaagagtatCTAGACTTCtatatgtgatcaagacaaatAGTAACATTAACAATTTTGAAACATGCATCCTTGGAATTCCGAGAAAGGTACACAACTCAAAAGCAGGGAACCATATACTAGCTATAGCGTTGTACTCTATATTCAAATCATGGGTGTTATACAAAGATAAGAAATGTTTCAGTAACACAAATTGTTTTACATTATTCTATAGAAACTTGAATAGTTACAGAAAGTAATTTATCAGAATCTAGAGCTGGACAAAAATGGGGAGAAATAATCCCTTTAGTAATGTAATTATAtcattgtacaatatgtaaatacCGAATTTGTATACCTGTAAATAAAGTTCATGGATTGGACcatgaaaagtttaaaaaaaaacatggccttACTTATAATGTCAGGAAACATCCAAAGAAATCCCCACGTTACCACATACACGTAGCGTTACCACAGTTATtggcctgtctgagaaaattgcactaGTGCTAACGTTAGTAGTTATTCTCTCTGAGtgcgtttgttcaccaaattatcgcgCGGAGCACGCAACTCAACCTCGGCTTTTACAGAATCGTGAAAACACCAGTGGAATCAAAAGACGAGTGCTGGCGCACTACACaccgtgtgtgttctcgattctacgtaactcaaacacaacgCGCGGcggccgccgccgccgccgccccgACTCAatctgaacaatgtttggatggctcatGGTAAAACTGGCTTGTGCAGGTTGCAAAACCTATAGCTTAGACAAAATCAAGGAAAGTATCGAAACAAATACTTAGAACTGACCTAGACCGagacacattttgatactttgggggcattaaatttcattctgcctaCGCTCAATTTCATCATCTACCTTCCCGTTTTGAATTTGATTGCAAAGggtgccgatattcggcaaaataaagtcaaagctctgtgaatttcttgatctcttattacttcttggcaaaatgaattccacaaatcattcagaggacggcttctggctcaattcaggccgtctaaagcaagatgaagtcatcatttgacgggcggacacttccgtgttgcgtagcagcggtcgttgacctcgttcgaacaccatgttccataTCTCCCtggcgggttccatagctaccggtcgttgacctcgggtccttgGAACGTAGTTCTAGCGTTCTAttggggctcgaaagttcgattttgtgttaatattgctagttttttcacccttttttgccccataaaatcattttttggtatctttaggggaccaaatgaccaaggtgcagtgtcttatgtgcagacctaccagcttgctgaattacgagatattccaaggtctagtttcggAGATATTcctgttttttatttgtgcggaaaagaagaagaagaagaagaaacaaagcaaaaacagtatgtaccttctgtgaaggtaacataatggATCcaaatacgagcgatcgcgctgacgtcacggttacgtcacgtgacgtcatggtaggcaaaaagctgcTGGTGGGCGAGGAGGGCTGGCTGAACCCTCCTCGCCCACCAGTTGCGCGCGGGAAACGCAAACATGCCGACCAGTTGTTGTGCGCTGAATTGTACTAACAGGAAGGATAAAGGCagtagaaagaagttttttagAATCCCTGCGGAACCAGGACGAAGGGCTGCATGGCTTAGAGCCTTAaaaaggtcagattttgagCAGGGAAAGAAAAACCCGACCGCGGCGTGGACACCACGAGGCCACGAGAGAGTGTGCAGCGACCATTTCATCTCAGGTTTGTGatctatatgttttatattttgttgttgtcccccttgcataaatacatttttcgtgATGTAATAGTGTACTTTTCGTTACACATCTGCGGAAAGCTTAAGTAAGTTTTGTCGCTGATTCATGCCATATCAAGGATAGtgaatattaatgttacatgtatcaaagttttacagCGCGTCCACGTGGGAGGGGGGGTCTGACTTATAAATAGTGGTAAAGTATCTGGGATGgacgtatacatatatagtataccAGAAGTATAACGTACATCACTTAACTGATTGACGaagacatctacaaatgttttaaaatgtctttaaaatcatctacatctacatgggaaTACCCCCAGATGGCCCCTACTGGAGCATATTGTGTGGGGAGGCCCCCAGCGGGTAGACCTCCACCTTGGTCCGGACCATTGTGGGATAGTGCAGGGGAAAGAAAGAACCAGACTGtggagtttgatccactcacaccgggatgatcccctactcttttcgataagtgtggtgggttctttcagtTTAACATGCCGAGGTGTGTagccgaagccaggtactcatttttcaccttagtgaagtgaggaaataggtgtaaagtatggtttaagtacctttcccaagggcacaacaacaAAGTGACCTATCAGGGATTCCAACTCATACTTATCTTTGGATTATGAGTCCTACACCCTAACTACAAGACCAATTGCCACctcattttaaaatcatgtttataaTACTGACAAGTTCTTTGCTTCTTGCATTGCAGGGAACCCTTCTAAAGACCCTGCAGATCCAGATTACGTCCCAAGCTTGTTTAACCTCCCAACCTCAGCAAGTTGCAATCGTTCAAGAAACCCAGTTGCCAAGAAAGATCGGTAGGTAACATTGgggttttcaatgtttctttattgaaatttgatttactGCTCATGCTGTTCATGCAGGCAGGCTGTTCATGCCTGTGTGAAACATTGCTATACTCTACCTCCTTGCCTGAGAAGATGACCATGGAAAGTTTACCAAGGATTCAGTTAAATCTCACAAAGATCCCTGTAGTTACTCATGTTAGAGTTTACACCTAGNNNNNNNNNNNNNNNNNNNNNNNNNNNNNNNNNNNNNNNNNNNNNNNNNNNNNNNNNNNNNNNNNNNNNNNNNNNNNNNNNNNNNNNNNNNNNNNNNNNNNNNNNNNNNNNNNNNNNNNNNNNNNNNNNNNNNNNNNNNNNNNNNNNNNNNNNNNNNNNNNNNNNNNNNNNNNNNNNNNNNNNNNNNNNNNNNNNNNNNNNNNNNNNNNNNNNNNNNNNNNNNNNNNNNNNNNNNNNNNNNNNNNNNNNNNNNNNNNNNNNNNNNNNNNNNNNNNNNNNNNNNNNNNNNNNNNNNNNNNNNNNNNNNNNNNNNNNNNNNNNNNNNNNNNNNNNNNNNNNNNNNNNNNNNNNNNNNNNNNNNNNNNNNNNNNNNNNNNNNNNNNNNNNNNNNNNNNNNNNNNNNNNNNNNNNNNNNNNNNNNNNNNNNNNNNNNNNNNNNNNNNNNNNNNNNNNNNNNNNNNNNNNNNNNNNNNNNNNNNNNNNNNNNNNNNNNNNNNNNNNNNNNNNNNNNNNNNNNNNNNNNNNNNNNNNNNNNNNNNNNNNNNNNNNNNNNNNNNNNNNNNNNNNNNNNNNNNNNNNNNNNNNNNNNNNNNNNNNNNNNNNNNNNNNNNNNNNNgaaagtgtagagactctgagagaccccttcctgaaagtgtagagactctgagagaacagctcacaaaagtacaagaggAGAAATGTAAGTTGGAACAGTTTTGCGAGTCCCTCAAAAGTGAAGCTGACAACCTTAGGGAAGAACGTGATCACCTTCAAgaacaaatcaagaaatcatcaacatcagccTCCAATCTCACAGATGCAAAATGCAAGCTCTTCACTGGAATACCTACTGttgcactgtttatgtttgtgtttagacTTGTTAGTGATTTCATTGCTCCTCTAAAGTCCATGTGTCAGCAGGATCAAATACTCATGACTCTCATGAAGTTGAGACTAGGCctcaaaaatgctgatctagctTTGAGATTTAGTGTTTCTGCCTCCACAGTTTCAAAAGTCATAAACCGTTGTATTCCAATCTTAGCTGTCCGACTAAAGTTCCTGATTCATTGGCCGTCCAAGGAAACCGTAAAGCGCAATCTTCCCAAAAaatttcggaaaaaaaaatactcaaacTGTAGAGTCATCATTGATTGCTCAGAGATTTTCACTGAGAGGCCATACAATTTAAAGACCCGAGCAAAGACCTGGAGTAACTACAAACACCATCATACGTTCAAATTTCTGGTAGGTATTACACCTTATGGAGCAGTGTCATTTCTGTCCAGTTCCTGGGGTGgaagaatttctgataaagaCATTACGCTAAAAAGTCGTTtctataacaaagtggaatatgGTGATATGATTATGGCAGATCGGGGATTCACCATTTCTGAGGAACTTGCCCTGAAAGGAGCAACACTAGTTATGCCACCATTTACCACAGGAAGGACACAACTCCCGGGGCGTATCGTCCAAGATGCCAGACAGATATCAACTCTAAGAATTCATGTAGAACGTGCAATTGAAAGAATCAAGAACTTCCAAATTCTCAGCCAAATCTGTCCATTAACATTTGCCCCTCTACTCAGTGACAGTGTTGTTATCTGTGCGGCTCTTACAAACTTACTTCCAAAGCTAATCAAGTAATTTTTAATGGCAATGTTGTCTGCACGAGCTGGCCTtttctgtatatcaaaatactgagattgaaggtaaaatgttaaagggacacaaaacaaatttttgggaAGCCCACTACAATATAATAAGTATACCACAAAGTACAATTCTTACTTGTTTTACAttagttttttaaaacatgacataaaactgtaaaatgccttctattgttatactagtatttttagtATTTCAAACTGTCCAGTAGGATTTAGCATTGACAACTGGGACAGAACCAATGGCCCCTTGGTTTTCTCTTGATGCCAACACATTTGTAATGGAACCATTCTGACTCACATTCATTGTTATCACACTTTACCATCCTACCATATGCTGGTTTCTGACAAGAACAGTAACGTTTGTTTGGGTCATCATCTTCCTGGAAAGTCACATCTACTCCAGAGTCTCCACACTGTTTCTTGTGGGTCAGTATCTCAGGGATAAGACTGGACTTTACAAACTGGACACATGTagacaacattacatttaacaGTGACTGGTCCCTTGGAACATTTACTACAACCATGCCTGCATTAGTCCACACTACAAAATCACATGTTGAGACACCGGTAACCAGCATATGTGTCTGGACTTGGGTGTAATATCTGTGCCCTGTCTTTAGCTTACAATCCTTATCTAAACAGTAGTTGGCATCTGATAGACACAGATCTGCAGCAGGATAGATGTCCCTGTACTTGTATGGGCACTTGATCTCAATCACAGTTCTTCCATGGCATGAACACTGTCTCATCCCATCAGGAGATGCACCTATAtatacaacagtaatgttcaaaTTAGTGGCAAAGTTTCTGATATttcaaacatgaacataatgtacttacttttgatacttgccaAATGCTGCAAATGGCACATATTCACTTGGTACGAATACAGTGCAATTgttaaaacaagtacatgtatttcattgttacatcaacaaaatcataaGTCAATTAGACATTGTGTAGTTGGtactcaattacatgtactatacttcATAAGTTTGAAGTAAGAGCCAAAATTAGCTATACCTATGAAGGGAAAATCCTTGTAGAGAATGAGCCCCACTTCCTCCAATTTCACATCCTTGCAGATGCACAAGGTAGCTTCCAGGTACTGTTGCCTTGCCTTCTCCTCCTGTTTCATCCCCCATTGTATAGCTGGAACCTGAAAGTGAAATTCCCTATTTAGAATTTCTGACATAGAAAGCACAAATGAATTACATCTCTAATATGACACTATCTCGCATTGACTGAACATTTAGACTGTCACACTTTGCAGAAATATTTAGACTCCTGGTATTGTTTAAATCCAAATAAAGATCAGAGCTACACTTGCTCTGGGATTATTATGGTACATGTTCCAATATACAGGGTAATGTTGTCTCTTTGTGTGCCTTAATTACCTACGAAAAATGGCTTCCTGCAAGTGTACACTGTACTAGTTTTCAGTTAACTCACTTGGCTCAAATCCTTGCAGTCATATTGCATGACCTTCCGTACT
Coding sequences within it:
- the LOC118423889 gene encoding uncharacterized protein LOC118423889; the encoded protein is MHDVLHASNPTTAVRKVMQYDCKDLSQVPAIQWGMKQEEKARQQYLEATLCICKDVKLEEVGLILYKDFPFIGASPDGMRQCSCHGRTVIEIKCPYKYRDIYPAADLCLSDANYCLDKDCKLKTGHRYYTQVQTHMLVTGVSTCDFVVWTNAGMVVVNVPRDQSLLNVMLSTCVQFVKSSLIPEILTHKKQCGDSGVDVTFQEDDDPNKRYCSCQKPAYGRMVKCDNNECESEWFHYKCVGIKRKPRGHWFCPSCQC